A region from the Andrena cerasifolii isolate SP2316 chromosome 9, iyAndCera1_principal, whole genome shotgun sequence genome encodes:
- the LOC143372859 gene encoding serine/threonine-protein phosphatase PP1-gamma catalytic subunit B codes for MAESDKLNIDNIIARLLEVRGARPGKNVQLTEGEIKGLCLKSREIFLSQPILLELEAPLKICGDIHGQYYDLLRLFEYGGFPPESNYLFLGDYVDRGKQSLETICLLLAYKIKYPENFFLLRGNHECASINRIYGFYDECKRRYNIKLWKTFTDCFNCLPVAAIVDEKIFCCHGGLSPDLQNMEQIRRIMRPTDVPDQGLLCDLLWSDPDKDTMGWGENDRGVSFTFGAEVVAKFLHKHDFDLICRAHQVVEDGYEFFAKRQLVTLFSAPNYCGEFDNAGAMMSVDETLMCSFQILKPADKKKLTYGGLNAGRPVTPPRGGNNKNKKK; via the exons ATGGCTGAATCCGACAAGCTGAATATTGACAACATCATAGCTCGGCTCTTGGAAG taaGGGGAGCCAGGCCAGGAAAAAATGTACAATTAACGGAAGGTGAAATAAAAGGGCTCTGTCTGAAATCGcgtgaaatttttttatcgCAACCTATCCTATTAGAGCTCGAAGCACCGCTAAAAATATGTG GTGATATTCACGGGCAGTATTATGATTTACTACGGCTATTCGAATATGGTGGATTTCCACCAGAAAGCAATTATCTGTTCCTAGGGGACTATGTTGATAGAGGGAAACAATCATTAGAGACGATCTGTCTCCTTCTTGCCTATAAGATCAAATATCCAGAGAACTTTTTCTTGCTGCGTGGAAATCATGAGTGCGCCTCTATCAACAGGATATATGGATTTTATGACGAAT GTAAACGCCGATACAAtattaaattatggaaaacgttCACCGATTGTTTCAATTGCTTACCTGTCGCGGCGATAGTCGATGAGAAAATATTCTGTTGCCACGGTGGTCTCAGTCCGGATCTCCAAAATATGGAACAGATCAGACGCATCATGCGGCCGACGGATGTACCCGATCAAGGTTTATTATGCGATTTACTTTGGTCGGACCCAGACAAGGATACAATGGGTTGGGGGGAAAACGATCGTGGTGTATCGTTTACATTTGGGGCCGAAGTTGTTGCCAAATTTTTACATAAGCATGACTTTGACCTCATATGTCGTGCCCATCAG GTGGTCGAAGATGGCTATGAATTCTTTGCGAAGAGGCAGCTAGTTACCCTGTTCTCGGCACCAAATTACTGTGGCGAATTCGACAATGCCGGAGCTATGATGTCCGTCGATGAAACTCTTATGTGCAGTTTCCAAATCCTAAAGCCAGCAGACAAAAAGAAATTAACGTACGGTGGTTTGAACGCAGGTAGACCAGTGACGCCCCCGCGAGGTGGAAATAACAAAAACAAGAAGAAGTGA